The Fibrobacter sp. genome contains a region encoding:
- a CDS encoding T9SS type A sorting domain-containing protein, which produces MKKLVLFILVLTAFALAGTTHLIKVTKADGTTERFWVETVAKITFEADKNDSSQVLSTPASAKLAGASVTWNRHTGSLSISVPENRSIVRIFDALGNCVYRNASLVKGANEIYPGLHSGLYVVQVQTGTRLTNLNINVKQ; this is translated from the coding sequence ATGAAAAAGCTTGTGTTATTCATACTCGTTTTAACAGCCTTCGCCTTGGCTGGGACAACGCATCTTATCAAAGTCACCAAGGCGGACGGCACTACCGAACGATTTTGGGTGGAAACCGTAGCGAAAATAACGTTCGAGGCCGACAAGAACGACTCGTCCCAAGTATTGTCGACTCCCGCATCGGCAAAGCTGGCTGGCGCATCGGTCACCTGGAATCGCCATACAGGAAGTTTATCCATAAGCGTTCCGGAAAACCGTTCTATAGTCCGGATCTTTGACGCTCTGGGCAATTGCGTTTACCGTAACGCAAGTCTCGTGAAGGGAGCAAACGAGATCTATCCGGGGCTCCATTCCGGGCTCTATGTGGTGCAGGTCCAAACGGGAACCCGCCTTACAAATCTCAACATCAACGTGAAGCAGTAG